The following coding sequences lie in one Arachis ipaensis cultivar K30076 chromosome B03, Araip1.1, whole genome shotgun sequence genomic window:
- the LOC107629132 gene encoding protein UPSTREAM OF FLC isoform X2 yields the protein MSSPSVTSSSASKGRKTTTELHHVPKKWTERETSPERTKVWTEPKPKTARKVSVVYYLSRSGHLEHPHFMEVPLSSPQGLYLKDVINRLNLLRGKGMAAMYSWSAKRSYKNGFVWHDLSENDFIYPTQGQDYILKGSEIVDHDARASEMQKPEEEEANFPAVAVTRRRNQSWSSIDMNEYLVYKSDSFGDSAGKIAADASTQTTDDRRRRRRAAREEEKSQNNKGVEDKGEEITESERVPHATCHNQSIELSRDEISPPPSDSSPETLETLMKADGRLGLCSAKINNNNVTAENGHSGRMRASSVLLQLLSCGAVSFKECGAESDKDQGFSLVGHYKARLPRGAGNNNSNQVGKEVGTSMEIPDLNRVTLEDKEYFSGSLIETKKVEFPALKRSSSYNADSCSMWGQI from the exons ATGTCGTCGCCCTCGGTGACTTCGAGTTCCGCTTCCAAGGGAAGGAAAACGACGACGGAGCTTCATCATGTTCCGAAGAAATGGACGGAGAGAGAAACGAGTCCAGAGAGGACCAAGGTTTGGACTGAACCCAAGCCCAAAACGGCAAGAAAAGTATCCGTCGTTTACTACCTCTCCCGAAGCGGCCACCTCGAGCACCCTCACTTCATGGAGGTTCCTCTCTCCTCACCACAAGGACTCTACCTCAAAG ATGTAATCAATCGCTTGAACCTGCTTCGAGGAAAAGGCATGGCTGCAATGTATTCCTGGTCCGCCAAACG GAGCTACAAAAATGGCTTCGTGTGGCACGATTTATCGGAGAACGATTTCATTTACCCGACGCAGGGGCAAGACTACATTCTCAAAGGATCTGAGATTGTTGATCATGATGCGAGAGCTTCCGAGATGCAGAAACCGGAGGAGGAAGAGGCTAATTTCCCGGCGGTCGCAGTGACGCGACGGCGCAACCAGTCGTGGAGCTCCATTGACATGAACGAGTACCTTGTTTACAAGTCGGACTCGTTCGGAGACTCCGCCGGAAAAATCGCCGCTGACGCGTCGACTCAAACGACGGACGATAGGCGGCGGCGGAGGAGGGCGGCTAGGGAAGAGGAGAAGAGTCAGAATAATAAAGGAGTCGAAGACAAAGGAGAAGAAATCACGGAATCGGAGCGGGTCCCGCATGCCACGTGTCATAATCAGAGCATTGAGCTAAGCAGGGACGAGATCTCGCCTCCGCCGTCGGATTCGAGTCCGGAGACGCTTGAAACGCTGATGAAGGCGGATGGACGGCTGGGATTGTGTTCTGCGAAGATTAACAATAATAATGTGACGGCTGAGAATGGTCATAGCGGAAGGATGAGGGCTTCGTCGGTTCTCTTGCAGTTACTATCGTGCGGTGCGGTGTCGTTTAAGGAGTGTGGGGCCGAGTCTGATAAGGATCAAGGGTTCTCATTGGTTGGGCACTACAAAGCTCGGTTACCCCGCGGAGCAGGGAATAATAATTCTAATCAAGTGGGAAAAGAGGTAGGGACATCGATGGAAATTCCAGATTTGAACAGGGTAACATTGGAAGATAAGGAGTATTTTAGTGGGAGCTTGATTGAGACCAAGAAAGTTGAATTCCCTGCGTTGAAGAGGTCCTCTTCTTACAATGCAGATAG